One window from the genome of bacterium encodes:
- a CDS encoding metallophosphoesterase, which yields MTSRRLFLLGSAVLLALCACKWDLWGIVTRPNVEDRVRENLSGDPPAPGPVAVKPDSFRFAVFGDPQIQHDNVNRLGKFKQEVAARSIDFFCALGDLTNDATGDEVDSIKSDLDRVGIPYYATIGNHDLFQADGWERFKQNYGPSCYSVVIAGRIKLIFLDTADGTVGPTQFDWLETELQDSAHVKIVLTHFPVYDGDKPMMWRLASDAERVKVQGLLEKYGAYAWCAGHTHGLRHMQVGAVQHFTCGAMAPDGVGLDYGNPGFLLFTFVRDSLSWQFVELN from the coding sequence ATGACTTCTAGACGACTCTTCCTGCTGGGCAGCGCCGTTCTGCTCGCTCTGTGCGCGTGCAAGTGGGATCTCTGGGGTATTGTCACGCGGCCGAACGTGGAAGACCGCGTGAGGGAGAATCTCAGCGGCGACCCGCCGGCACCTGGGCCGGTCGCCGTGAAGCCGGATTCGTTCCGCTTCGCGGTCTTCGGCGACCCGCAAATCCAGCATGACAACGTTAACCGGCTTGGGAAGTTCAAGCAGGAAGTCGCGGCCCGGTCTATCGACTTCTTCTGCGCGCTCGGGGACCTGACCAACGACGCGACTGGGGATGAAGTGGACAGCATCAAGTCCGACCTCGACCGCGTCGGCATTCCCTACTACGCCACCATCGGCAACCACGACCTGTTCCAGGCCGACGGCTGGGAACGGTTCAAACAGAACTACGGACCAAGCTGCTACTCGGTCGTCATCGCCGGCCGCATCAAACTGATATTCCTCGACACCGCGGACGGCACTGTCGGTCCCACCCAGTTCGACTGGCTAGAGACCGAGCTGCAGGACAGCGCCCACGTCAAGATAGTCCTCACGCATTTCCCGGTCTATGACGGTGATAAGCCCATGATGTGGCGGCTGGCGAGTGATGCGGAGCGCGTGAAGGTCCAGGGCCTGCTGGAGAAGTATGGCGCATACGCCTGGTGTGCGGGTCACACGCACGGCCTGCGTCACATGCAGGTCGGAGCGGTGCAACACTTTACCTGCGGCGCGATGGCGCCGGATGGGGTCGGACTCGACTACGGTAACCCCGGGTTTCTGCTGTTCACCTTCGTCCGCGACTCCCTGTCGTGGCAGTTCGTCGAGCTGAACTAG